A DNA window from Fodinibius sp. Rm-B-1B1-1 contains the following coding sequences:
- a CDS encoding nucleotidyl transferase AbiEii/AbiGii toxin family protein, with translation MNLHEDAEIFRDAIRATADHKNIREIYIEKDYWVTYALHAIFHSDMKDVAVFKGGTSLAKCYQAINRFSEDIDLVVLEDPDLSNTQMDKRVRDVSKVVDDTDLEEVELPRITMKRGKNRKVAYEYAKHGYDQTYGQVRDKIIVEVSRLGHFEPHEEVEVHSFIADMMKARGQKELIEKYGLAPFPLKVLTIERTFCEKIMSLVRFSHAENPYEDLGNKVRHTYDIHMLLKQPAIQDFFESDKLDEMLLQVGADDIESYGDKYNWLYKHPASALLFDKPEATWDKIRSVYNGTFSELVIGDLPEDDAVLQDIKRVAERLKDIDWDLG, from the coding sequence ATGAACCTACACGAAGATGCCGAAATCTTTCGGGACGCTATAAGAGCTACCGCCGATCATAAGAATATTCGGGAAATCTATATCGAGAAAGACTATTGGGTAACCTATGCCCTCCATGCGATCTTTCATTCAGACATGAAAGACGTTGCTGTATTTAAGGGCGGTACCTCGCTTGCTAAATGCTACCAGGCGATCAACCGGTTTTCGGAGGATATAGATCTTGTGGTGTTAGAAGATCCCGACCTGTCCAACACTCAAATGGACAAAAGAGTCCGGGATGTTAGCAAAGTGGTTGATGATACCGATTTGGAGGAAGTAGAATTACCCAGGATTACCATGAAACGTGGGAAAAATAGAAAGGTAGCCTACGAGTATGCAAAACATGGATATGACCAAACCTATGGGCAGGTTCGCGATAAAATCATAGTTGAGGTTTCAAGGCTGGGACATTTTGAACCTCATGAAGAAGTAGAGGTTCACTCGTTTATAGCCGATATGATGAAAGCGAGAGGTCAGAAAGAGCTCATTGAAAAATATGGATTAGCTCCCTTCCCCTTGAAAGTACTAACGATAGAACGGACCTTTTGCGAAAAGATAATGTCACTGGTCCGATTTTCTCACGCCGAAAATCCCTATGAGGATCTCGGGAATAAAGTCCGCCATACCTACGATATTCACATGCTGTTAAAGCAACCGGCAATTCAAGACTTCTTTGAAAGCGATAAGCTGGATGAGATGCTGCTTCAAGTGGGAGCAGACGATATCGAAAGCTATGGCGACAAATACAACTGGCTGTACAAGCATCCTGCATCAGCCCTTCTTTTTGACAAACCCGAAGCAACCTGGGATAAGATCAGGTCTGTTTATAACGGCACTTTTAGTGAGTTGGTTATTGGCGATCTTCCGGAAGATGATGCTGTACTACAAGATATTAAAAGGGTTGCTGAGCGGCTGAAAGATATTGATTGGGATCTGGGATAG
- a CDS encoding ATP-dependent nuclease, whose protein sequence is MIFEKVIIKNFKCFSGTFKIDLQEGLNIIVGDNEAGKSTILDAIHLALTGWINGRHISSELSEYLFNKQEVTKYLASLEKDPIEPPSILIEVYFDSDDAAEFIGNGNSLKSNKACGFSFNIEFDENYKDEYKHLVQQDDIKSLPIEYYKYYWKSFARDSSITPRSLPVKSALIDSSNSRYKSGSDIYISRIIRNLLESKEIVDISQAHRKMKDVFRDEDAIQAINKKIKESSDISDKEVELSVELSSRDAWKNTLMTYLDEIPFQHIGKGEQCVIKTKLALSHKKTKEANLILLEEPENHLSHTKLNQLIHDIEAGSEDKQILISTHSSFVANKLGLENLLLLHELSITQLSDLEESTQTFFKKLSGYDTLRLILCDKAILVEGDSDELIVQRAYLDENDKLPIQDGIDVISVGTSFKRFLEIAEKLKKEVSVVTDNDGDIEALKKKYKNYLDKDSKDCINICFDSEIDDGDLTISNKEFNYNTLEPKILKENDVKTLNKVFNTDYDEDGILKYMYNNKTDCALMIFNSDQEISFPQYILNSFKFERDE, encoded by the coding sequence ATGATTTTTGAAAAAGTAATTATCAAAAATTTTAAATGTTTTAGTGGCACTTTTAAAATTGATTTGCAAGAAGGGCTAAATATTATAGTTGGGGACAATGAGGCTGGTAAGTCCACAATTTTAGATGCAATTCATTTAGCATTAACTGGTTGGATAAATGGTAGGCACATCTCTAGTGAATTGTCAGAATACCTTTTTAATAAACAAGAGGTCACGAAGTATTTAGCAAGTTTAGAAAAAGATCCTATTGAACCTCCAAGTATCTTGATTGAGGTTTATTTTGATTCCGATGATGCAGCAGAGTTTATAGGAAATGGTAACAGTTTGAAAAGTAATAAGGCATGTGGTTTTTCTTTCAACATTGAGTTTGATGAAAACTATAAGGATGAGTATAAACATTTGGTTCAACAGGATGATATCAAGTCTTTACCTATAGAATATTATAAATACTATTGGAAGTCGTTTGCCAGAGACTCGTCTATTACACCTCGAAGTTTACCTGTGAAATCAGCTTTAATAGATTCATCAAACTCTAGATATAAAAGTGGATCTGATATTTATATATCTCGTATTATTAGGAATTTGTTGGAGTCAAAAGAAATAGTTGATATTTCTCAAGCTCATAGAAAAATGAAAGATGTATTTCGGGATGAAGATGCCATTCAAGCAATTAATAAAAAAATCAAAGAGTCATCGGATATTTCAGATAAAGAAGTAGAACTATCTGTTGAACTTTCTTCGAGAGATGCATGGAAAAATACTTTGATGACTTATCTGGATGAAATCCCATTTCAACATATTGGGAAAGGAGAACAATGTGTTATCAAAACTAAATTGGCTTTGAGTCATAAAAAAACTAAAGAAGCCAATTTGATACTGCTTGAAGAACCAGAGAATCATTTATCTCATACTAAACTTAACCAACTTATTCATGACATTGAGGCTGGAAGTGAGGACAAACAGATACTCATTTCAACGCATAGTAGTTTTGTCGCGAATAAACTCGGCTTAGAAAACTTACTTCTTTTACATGAGTTATCGATTACACAGCTAAGTGATCTTGAAGAATCGACACAGACTTTCTTCAAGAAACTTTCAGGATATGATACACTAAGACTGATCTTATGTGATAAAGCTATACTCGTTGAAGGGGATTCCGATGAACTTATTGTTCAAAGAGCCTATCTAGATGAAAATGATAAACTTCCAATACAGGATGGAATAGATGTAATATCAGTTGGTACCTCATTTAAAAGATTTTTAGAAATTGCTGAAAAATTAAAGAAAGAAGTATCTGTTGTAACTGATAATGATGGCGATATTGAAGCTTTAAAGAAAAAATACAAGAATTATCTAGATAAAGATTCTAAAGACTGCATCAATATTTGCTTTGACAGTGAAATTGATGATGGGGATCTGACGATCAGTAATAAAGAGTTTAATTACAATACACTTGAACCAAAAATATTGAAAGAGAATGACGTAAAAACTTTAAATAAAGTCTTTAACACTGATTATGATGAGGATGGAATTCTTAAATATATGTACAACAATAAAACTGATTGTGCCTTAATGATTTTCAATTCCGATCAAGAAATAAGCTTTCCTCAGTATATACTTAACTCTTTTAAGTTCGAGAGAGATGAGTAA
- a CDS encoding type IV toxin-antitoxin system AbiEi family antitoxin domain-containing protein has product MSTAKRIKEKVSSFDEGTTFKYDQLDIDNSEYGAATKAIERLISNGAVKRISKGLFYKPKKSVFGDLKPNEEQLLKPYTYEGDNRIAYITGLSLYNRMGLTTQIPKTVTLACNKKRINAKIDNLKIKSVKSYVDPTDDNIRFLEILDAIKDFKKIPDLDIDDAIGQLQGRIRDLSTTDRNRLITYALQYPPRVRALLGALLTDQEFNSAFPKLKNSLNPLSSYEFGSLSSSLSTAQNWNII; this is encoded by the coding sequence ATGAGTACTGCAAAAAGAATAAAAGAGAAAGTTTCCTCCTTTGACGAAGGAACCACATTTAAATATGACCAGCTCGACATCGATAATAGCGAGTACGGGGCTGCTACCAAAGCCATCGAGCGGTTGATATCCAACGGTGCTGTAAAAAGGATTTCCAAAGGCCTGTTTTACAAGCCCAAGAAATCGGTATTTGGTGATTTAAAGCCTAATGAAGAACAGCTGCTTAAACCCTATACGTATGAAGGCGACAATCGTATAGCCTATATCACCGGTCTATCTTTGTACAATCGGATGGGGCTTACGACGCAGATCCCAAAAACCGTTACCCTGGCCTGCAATAAAAAAAGGATAAATGCCAAGATTGATAACCTGAAGATAAAATCAGTCAAAAGCTACGTGGATCCCACTGACGACAACATCCGTTTCCTGGAGATCCTGGATGCCATAAAGGATTTTAAGAAAATCCCGGACCTAGATATCGATGATGCTATCGGGCAACTTCAAGGGCGCATACGTGATTTGAGTACTACCGACAGAAATAGGCTAATTACATATGCCCTGCAATATCCTCCCCGCGTGCGGGCGCTGCTGGGAGCCTTGCTTACCGATCAGGAATTCAACAGCGCTTTTCCTAAATTGAAGAATAGCCTGAATCCCTTGTCGAGTTATGAATTCGGTAGTCTTAGCAGTAGCTTGTCCACAGCCCAAAACTGGAATATTATCTAG
- a CDS encoding UvrD-helicase domain-containing protein, translating to MSKNKLLIAAAGAGKTTHIVKKALSVEEGNNLITTYTQVNEKEIRKKFIELNGFIPEDITIQTWFSFLIQHGVKPFQSFLFEEKVKGLTFVNKQSGIKYYYKGNPIPFKESKNFKRHYFSKGNKIYSDKLSKFVYKCNLESNGLVIDRISKIYQNIFIDEAQDLAGYDLSFLKQIFSSNSSLTLVGDPRQVTYLTHWEKKFKKYQNGKIADFINDECDDKNVEVDRTTLSNSHRNNPEICNFANRLYPDFEPAKSANSEETEHDGIFLVKSKDRFKYLEKYDPIQLRWSSKNKKVLEEYPVLNFGESKGQTYDRVLIYPTKSMLKWIKDPETNLKDQTKAKFYVAITRARFSVGIVCGNNLKELNKNKLVSAFTCE from the coding sequence ATGAGTAAAAATAAACTATTGATTGCAGCTGCAGGAGCGGGTAAGACTACTCATATAGTTAAAAAAGCGCTATCAGTCGAAGAGGGTAATAATTTAATTACTACTTATACTCAAGTAAATGAAAAAGAAATAAGGAAAAAGTTTATAGAACTAAATGGGTTTATCCCAGAAGATATTACCATTCAAACTTGGTTTTCTTTTTTAATACAACATGGTGTAAAGCCATTTCAAAGCTTCTTGTTTGAGGAAAAAGTAAAAGGGCTTACATTTGTTAATAAACAATCAGGAATAAAATACTATTACAAAGGGAATCCAATTCCTTTTAAGGAATCAAAAAATTTCAAGAGACACTATTTTTCAAAAGGAAATAAGATTTATTCTGACAAGCTTTCGAAATTTGTGTACAAATGTAACCTTGAAAGTAATGGATTAGTAATAGATCGCATATCAAAGATATATCAGAATATCTTTATTGATGAAGCCCAAGATTTAGCTGGTTATGACCTTTCTTTTTTGAAACAAATATTTAGTAGCAATTCATCTTTAACTCTCGTGGGGGATCCGAGGCAAGTTACATACTTGACCCACTGGGAGAAGAAGTTCAAAAAATATCAGAATGGAAAAATTGCGGATTTTATTAACGATGAATGTGACGATAAGAATGTTGAAGTAGATAGAACAACACTATCAAATTCGCACCGAAATAATCCTGAAATATGTAACTTTGCAAATAGACTTTATCCAGATTTTGAACCTGCGAAATCAGCAAATAGTGAAGAGACTGAACATGATGGAATATTTCTTGTTAAGAGCAAAGATCGGTTTAAATATTTAGAAAAGTATGATCCCATTCAACTTCGGTGGAGTAGTAAGAACAAGAAAGTATTAGAAGAGTATCCCGTTTTAAATTTTGGAGAATCCAAAGGGCAAACTTATGATAGAGTTTTGATTTACCCTACAAAAAGCATGTTGAAATGGATAAAGGATCCTGAAACAAACTTAAAGGATCAAACGAAAGCAAAATTTTATGTTGCAATCACAAGAGCCAGATTTAGTGTTGGAATAGTATGTGGTAATAATTTAAAAGAGTTAAATAAAAATAAACTAGTATCAGCTTTTACTTGTGAATAA
- a CDS encoding DUF4145 domain-containing protein, translating to MYIDFHKYNYDLVPNELQEKFEKRDKDAYENIINEWINDNIDDMIDRKWEIEEIQYLSETSDFIKLIREAESLYELGFYTSCIALIGVSAEDFLKYLAIKLGKPEYENDTQYQRSNNLLDDGLITQDIFDSIDDIRKIRNDCLHYNDDFKVKNEAELKRDALNVLNSLKSVIRSILFANDKLTPENFVELIKNIAKPDNEDARNFNETIMKLRNVSSHLLKFPTAFSPDQDLVVKEDFYKILDLDIDFKETTIEGQVYVPGATVVVDLTDELIEYIKSTNLEENNVIYAIIVSEPNQFGMTAEWDFYQLKKINDFEKIAAAFGG from the coding sequence ATGTATATCGACTTTCATAAATATAATTATGACTTAGTACCCAATGAGCTACAAGAAAAGTTCGAGAAGAGAGATAAAGATGCTTATGAAAACATTATCAATGAGTGGATAAATGATAATATTGATGATATGATTGACCGTAAATGGGAGATTGAAGAAATCCAATATTTATCTGAGACAAGTGACTTTATTAAACTCATTCGTGAAGCAGAGAGTTTATATGAGTTAGGTTTCTATACTAGTTGTATTGCTTTGATAGGTGTTTCAGCTGAAGATTTTCTAAAATATCTAGCAATCAAACTTGGTAAACCTGAATACGAAAATGATACACAGTATCAAAGATCAAACAACCTTTTAGATGATGGCTTAATAACACAAGATATCTTCGATTCAATTGATGATATAAGAAAAATTAGAAATGACTGTTTGCACTATAATGATGACTTTAAAGTTAAAAATGAAGCAGAATTAAAGAGAGATGCTCTAAATGTATTAAATAGCTTAAAATCAGTTATTAGATCAATTCTCTTTGCTAATGACAAATTGACCCCTGAAAACTTCGTTGAGTTAATAAAAAATATTGCGAAACCCGATAATGAAGACGCAAGAAACTTTAATGAGACAATAATGAAGCTGAGGAATGTATCTTCTCATTTACTCAAATTTCCAACTGCATTCTCACCAGATCAAGACTTAGTTGTGAAGGAGGACTTTTATAAAATTCTTGATCTTGATATCGATTTCAAAGAAACAACAATTGAAGGTCAAGTATATGTGCCAGGCGCAACTGTTGTTGTTGATTTAACTGATGAATTGATTGAGTACATTAAGTCGACCAATCTTGAAGAAAATAATGTGATTTATGCGATCATAGTATCCGAGCCAAATCAATTTGGGATGACAGCTGAGTGGGATTTTTATCAATTAAAAAAAATAAATGACTTCGAAAAAATAGCGGCCGCATTCGGTGGGTAG
- a CDS encoding YaaC family protein codes for MSRTREKRVGEQLHVNERPVKFTYWPILRRGRGRATTQTQVFTNDPWGLIRASLNEIENDQIRTDAEYYFEQSVDFQKAYNNSTSIASKPLLLYYCMMNLVKTLLLKRGFKPSVDEAKHGLQESNSDLSFENHKLVYYRSSGTTSNLFDDFYQFLTNDRLKNRAIIKLSDIVYQILNGHRIMCSSTRSAEKFISLKDITLLNNDDNELWMNFKVEKHDLRRLRVSVKDFLKRTDLKDNFSHVSSDGIYYEFELDTPITHGGWPSDYLEQLSNKLIPPTWVVLSSSKPYRKYYAYMANKSDNELVLPQLASIYAFSFYLSSITRYRPSQFKKIMKSNYSTFVSEFINNQLVQFVYLVASEFAKRDVVKPSIV; via the coding sequence ATGTCACGTACAAGAGAAAAAAGAGTTGGTGAACAGCTACATGTGAATGAACGTCCAGTAAAATTTACTTATTGGCCTATTCTAAGAAGGGGGCGAGGAAGAGCAACAACTCAGACACAAGTTTTTACTAATGATCCATGGGGATTAATCAGGGCATCGCTAAATGAAATTGAAAATGACCAAATAAGGACGGATGCAGAATATTATTTTGAACAATCTGTAGACTTTCAAAAAGCTTATAATAATAGTACATCCATAGCCTCAAAACCATTGCTTCTATATTATTGTATGATGAATCTGGTTAAGACTTTACTGCTCAAGCGAGGTTTTAAACCTTCTGTTGATGAAGCTAAACATGGCTTACAGGAATCTAACTCAGACTTATCTTTCGAAAATCATAAACTAGTTTATTACCGGTCATCTGGTACAACCTCCAACTTGTTTGACGATTTCTATCAATTTTTGACTAATGATCGATTGAAAAATAGAGCAATAATTAAATTATCAGATATTGTTTATCAAATTTTAAATGGTCATAGAATAATGTGTTCCTCAACACGAAGTGCAGAAAAATTTATCTCTTTAAAGGATATTACATTGTTAAATAATGATGATAATGAGCTATGGATGAATTTTAAAGTTGAGAAACATGATTTAAGGAGGTTGAGAGTTTCGGTAAAAGACTTCTTAAAGCGGACAGATTTAAAAGATAACTTCTCTCATGTTTCCAGCGATGGTATTTATTATGAATTTGAATTAGATACCCCTATAACTCACGGTGGTTGGCCTTCTGATTATTTAGAGCAATTAAGCAATAAATTAATACCACCAACATGGGTGGTATTGTCGAGTAGCAAGCCTTACAGAAAATATTATGCCTATATGGCAAATAAATCTGATAATGAGCTAGTTCTACCACAATTAGCCTCTATATATGCTTTTTCATTCTATCTAAGTTCGATTACAAGATATAGACCATCCCAATTTAAGAAGATTATGAAGTCAAACTACAGTACGTTTGTCTCTGAATTTATAAATAACCAATTAGTACAATTTGTTTACTTAGTAGCGAGTGAATTTGCAAAAAGAGATGTTGTAAAACCATCGATAGTTTAG